The Candidatus Kryptonium sp. genome contains a region encoding:
- a CDS encoding Ig-like domain-containing protein, whose translation MKRLIIIFLTLFSISGVFGNDLKRYFKLAGEEFDVPAELLEAIAFVNTRWTHIEPEKFAPSCDGRPPVYGIMGLRNDDWFGYSLTEGAKLINVPIDLVKKDVYQNIRAGAALLSKFSKDKGLRKGISKLEDYKDIVAKFSGIPQPEIAQIFAYDVYKVLSTGFEGFGITIEKREIDMSIFPQDLFEKAGLKIVKPDEISSEDYPPAVWDPSPNYTANRPYTTRIVIHVTQGSFAGAVSWLKNPASSASAHYVIRSSDGYIVQLVRERDMAWHARCWNRFTLGIEHEGWIENPSVWFTPVMYLESAKLVRNMVNRWAIPVDSNHIIGHNFWQQPQWPIVRQQWDFATYDPVSTYPTSCNNHTDPGPGWNWSYYFSLIRGDQTPPKVVSVSPSYGTRNFKAYKSVFVNFSVPMDKASVEANIIINPRDTVTFAWSSDQKTLEIKPNKFWEFSTTYIIKIDTGAKSIFGLKIDADGDGVPGDPYYIEFTTTAPDVQAPVVEKGYPTGGDNVSIYAEMKFIFNEPLESASLSGRVRLVDENEQVISITSGRHVVKDDKSIVTFRPASLLSRDKIYRVKFLAGLRDLFGNATTSDYVFTFRTEQGTFQRGSVIDSFEVIGPWWKPSQSGSTVGVDTSATNFVITTEKKISGSNSGKLTYKFTGESGGVVRVFNSSKPGITDAGGEIGMWIYGDLSENQLEFWFYNPNNYIVNLGPINWYGWRFVSYPISLIPGTSKQFHSVVIRQVQGADKEGEIFIDDLQVGGRITFAGFDEVPLKFSLEQNYPNPFNSGTLIKFSLPERVQVKLHVYDILGRFVASVAEGEFDAGVHTVKFEANDLPSGIYLYKIQAGKFMAIRKMVLVK comes from the coding sequence ATGAAGAGGTTAATCATAATTTTTTTGACCCTGTTTTCAATTAGTGGTGTTTTTGGAAACGATCTTAAAAGATACTTCAAACTTGCTGGGGAAGAGTTTGATGTTCCAGCTGAACTTCTTGAGGCGATTGCATTTGTTAATACGAGGTGGACACATATTGAACCTGAAAAGTTCGCTCCATCTTGCGATGGAAGACCTCCTGTTTATGGCATAATGGGCTTGAGAAATGATGATTGGTTTGGATATAGTTTAACCGAAGGCGCAAAGTTGATAAATGTCCCTATTGATCTCGTTAAAAAGGATGTGTATCAAAACATAAGAGCGGGTGCTGCTTTACTTTCAAAGTTTTCAAAAGATAAAGGATTGAGGAAAGGAATTTCAAAGCTTGAGGATTATAAAGATATCGTCGCAAAGTTTAGTGGGATTCCGCAGCCTGAGATAGCGCAGATTTTTGCTTATGATGTATACAAAGTTTTGTCAACTGGGTTTGAAGGTTTTGGCATCACGATTGAAAAGAGGGAAATTGATATGTCAATTTTTCCACAGGATTTGTTTGAGAAGGCGGGATTAAAGATTGTGAAACCTGATGAAATAAGTTCAGAAGATTATCCTCCAGCGGTTTGGGATCCGAGCCCAAATTATACTGCAAATAGACCTTACACGACAAGAATTGTGATTCATGTTACTCAAGGAAGCTTTGCGGGCGCTGTATCGTGGTTGAAAAATCCAGCTTCAAGTGCGAGTGCACATTATGTAATTCGTAGCTCTGATGGATATATAGTTCAACTTGTTAGGGAAAGAGATATGGCTTGGCATGCAAGGTGTTGGAATCGTTTCACACTTGGGATTGAGCACGAAGGTTGGATTGAAAATCCAAGCGTGTGGTTTACTCCAGTAATGTATCTTGAATCTGCGAAGCTTGTTAGAAATATGGTCAATAGGTGGGCGATCCCAGTAGATAGCAATCATATAATTGGTCATAATTTCTGGCAACAACCGCAATGGCCGATCGTTCGTCAACAGTGGGATTTTGCTACTTATGATCCTGTGTCAACTTATCCAACATCTTGCAATAATCACACGGATCCAGGTCCAGGTTGGAATTGGAGCTACTATTTTAGTTTAATACGAGGTGATCAAACACCACCTAAGGTTGTTTCTGTTTCACCTTCTTATGGGACGCGCAATTTCAAGGCGTATAAATCTGTGTTTGTTAATTTTTCGGTTCCAATGGACAAAGCCTCTGTAGAAGCAAATATCATTATAAATCCGAGAGATACTGTGACATTCGCATGGAGTTCGGATCAAAAGACACTTGAAATAAAACCTAATAAATTTTGGGAGTTCTCAACGACATACATAATAAAAATTGATACCGGGGCAAAAAGTATTTTCGGGCTTAAAATTGACGCAGATGGCGATGGTGTGCCGGGAGATCCTTATTACATAGAGTTTACAACAACTGCTCCTGATGTGCAAGCACCAGTCGTTGAGAAAGGTTATCCAACCGGAGGAGATAATGTTAGCATTTATGCGGAGATGAAATTTATTTTCAATGAACCGCTTGAAAGCGCAAGCTTGTCAGGTAGAGTAAGGTTGGTAGATGAGAACGAGCAAGTTATTTCAATTACATCTGGAAGACATGTAGTCAAAGACGATAAGAGCATTGTAACTTTCAGACCAGCGAGTTTGCTTTCAAGGGATAAGATCTATAGAGTTAAATTCTTGGCTGGTTTAAGAGATTTGTTTGGAAACGCCACAACATCTGATTATGTCTTTACATTTAGAACAGAGCAAGGTACCTTTCAGCGCGGGAGCGTTATTGATTCGTTTGAAGTAATTGGTCCTTGGTGGAAACCAAGTCAAAGTGGAAGCACAGTAGGAGTTGATACGAGCGCAACAAATTTTGTTATTACGACAGAAAAGAAGATAAGTGGCTCAAATTCGGGAAAATTAACATATAAATTTACAGGTGAAAGTGGAGGTGTTGTTAGGGTCTTTAACTCGTCAAAACCAGGAATAACTGATGCAGGTGGAGAAATTGGAATGTGGATATATGGTGACCTGAGCGAAAATCAACTTGAGTTTTGGTTCTATAATCCCAATAATTACATTGTTAACCTTGGACCGATAAACTGGTATGGTTGGCGATTCGTCTCGTATCCTATTTCTTTGATTCCAGGCACGAGCAAACAATTTCATAGTGTAGTTATAAGACAAGTTCAAGGTGCTGATAAAGAGGGAGAAATCTTTATTGATGATTTACAAGTTGGTGGTAGAATTACTTTCGCTGGGTTTGATGAAGTCCCGCTTAAGTTCTCACTTGAGCAGAATTATCCCAATCCGTTTAACTCAGGAACTTTGATAAAATTTAGTTTGCCAGAGCGAGTTCAAGTTAAACTTCATGTGTATGATATTCTTGGGAGGTTTGTTGCTTCTGTTGCGGAAGGGGAGTTTGATGCTGGCGTGCACACTGTAAAGTTTGAGGCGAATGATTTGCCCTCGGGTATTTATCTTTACAAAATTCAGGCCGGTAAATTTATGGCTATAAGGAAGATGGTTTTAGTTAAATAA